Proteins found in one Mangifera indica cultivar Alphonso chromosome 15, CATAS_Mindica_2.1, whole genome shotgun sequence genomic segment:
- the LOC123197665 gene encoding AAA-ATPase ASD, mitochondrial-like — translation MDVTKDLFAHPGSILAGLLFVWAIFQEYFPYELTSFFLKYSKSLVTFIYPYIQITFHEFTSEGFKRNEAYSAIENYLSYESSTQAKKLKADIVKHSNQSLMLSMDDNEEVSHEFQGVKLWWTSGKNITKSEVFSLYSVPDEERFYKLTFHKRYRDLILGPYLVNVLKEGNDIKVRNRMRKLYTNNGSRWSHVTFDHPATFQILAMEPEKKQEIIEDLITFSKAEGFYARTGRAWKRGYLLYGPPGTGKSTMIAAMANLLGYDLYDLELTAVKDNTELRKLLIETSRKSVIVIEDIDCSLDLTGQRRKKKEKQEEGNSIERDPRQKLEKEENETRSSQVTLSGLLNFIDGIWSACEGERLIVFTTNHIEKLDPALIRKGRMDKHIELSYCSFEAFKVLAKNYLNIESHDLFAAVSELLQETRLTPADVAEHLMPKKFPPDVDFTLRMLIQALEVAREEAKLKADKEAEGKRKS, via the coding sequence ATGGATGTCACTAAAGACTTGTTTGCTCATCCGGGTTCTATTCTAGCTGGTTTACTGTTTGTTTGGGCAATATTTCAGGAATATTTTCCTTATGAACTTACAAGTTTCTTTCTGAAATACTCGAAAAGTTTGGTCACTTTCATCTACCCTTATATTCAAATCACATTTCATGAGTTTACAAGTGAGGGTTTCAAGCGTAACGAAGCTTACTCAGCTATTGAGAATTATCTGAGCTACGAGTCTTCTACCCAAGCTAAGAAACTCAAAGCTGATATTGTCAAGCACAGTAACCAGTCACTTATGTTGAGCATGGATGATAATGAAGAGGTTTCTCATGAGTTCCAGGGAGTCAAACTGTGGTGGACTTCAGGGAAAAACATTACAAAGTCTGAGGTTTTTTCTCTGTATTCTGTGCCGGATGAAGAGAGATTCTACAAGCTTACTTTCCATAAGCGATACAGGGACCTCATCTTGGGGCCTTATCTTGTTAATGTCCTGAAAGAAGGGAACGATATCAAGGTCAGAAACCGAATGCGAAAGCTTTACACAAACAATGGTTCAAGGTGGAGCCACGTGACATTTGATCACCCTGCAACATTCCAGATACTTGCCATGGAGCCTGAGAAGAAACAAGAGATCATTGAAGACTTGATTACATTCAGCAAGGCTGAGGGCTTCTATGCGAGAACTGGCAGAGCCTGGAAAAGGGGGTACCTTTTGTATGGCCCCCCAGGCACTGGTAAGTCTACCATGATTGCTGCCATGGCCAATCTTTTAGGCTATGATTTGTATGATCTTGAGCTCACTGCTGTCAAAGACAATACTGAACTGAGAAAGCTGTTGATTGAAACATCTAGAAAATCGGTTATCGTCATTGAAGACATCGATTGTTCGCTTGATCTCACAGGCCAAAGGaggaagaaaaaggagaaacaaGAAGAGGGAAATAGCATTGAGAGGGATCCGAGACAGAAacttgagaaagaagaaaatgagacaAGAAGCAGCCAGGTTACTCTTTCAggattattgaattttattgacGGAATTTGGTCAGCTTGTGAGGGTGAAAGATTAATAGTATTCACAACAAATCACATAGAGAAGCTCGATCCAGCTCTAATTCGGAAAGGAAGAATGGATAAGCATATAGAGTTGTCATATTGTAGCTTTGAAGCATTCAAAGTTTTAGCCAAGAACTATCTGAATATTGAGTCACATGATTTGTTCGCAGCCGTTAGTGAATTGCTGCAAGAAACAAGGCTGACCCCAGCTGATGTTGCAGAGCATTTGATGCCAAAAAAATTTCCACCTGACGTGGATTTTACCCTGAGAATGCTAATCCAGGCCCTGGAAGTGGCAAGAGAAGAAGCCAAGTTGAAAGCTGACAAAGAAGCagaaggaaagagaaagagTTAA